From Woronichinia naegeliana WA131, the proteins below share one genomic window:
- a CDS encoding ISKra4 family transposase — MKTLVGEVEISQKQARKLKVSPKIVLSPGLEKCCLRASAKTSYQQAEEDIEELMGIKVGHSSLHRLVERTELPLAQAQSESAGVSIDGGKICLRGEEKEGGQWRDYKLVSLHGNVCEAFFQDPEGLKNWSNVQPLSPIVTFLGDGHPGIWNAVESFATQSWLIRREVLDWYHLKENLFKVGGSLKRLEAVEHLLWRGFVNKAIDAFDGVKSKRAKNFQAYLTKHYQRIPDYQYYQQLGIVIGSGDVESKIKQVGARVKLSGARWHLHNVSRILRLRCAYLNHSPLLSVNVLS, encoded by the coding sequence ATCAAAACCCTAGTCGGAGAAGTGGAAATAAGCCAAAAACAAGCCAGAAAACTAAAGGTGTCGCCAAAAATCGTCTTAAGTCCAGGTTTAGAGAAATGCTGTCTAAGAGCCAGTGCGAAAACATCCTACCAACAAGCAGAAGAAGATATAGAGGAGTTGATGGGGATAAAAGTAGGACATAGCAGTTTACATCGCTTGGTAGAACGGACAGAACTGCCCTTAGCTCAAGCTCAGTCAGAGAGTGCGGGGGTCAGTATAGATGGGGGAAAGATTTGTCTGCGGGGCGAGGAGAAGGAAGGGGGACAGTGGCGAGATTATAAACTGGTGAGTCTTCATGGCAATGTCTGTGAAGCCTTTTTCCAAGACCCAGAGGGCTTAAAGAATTGGAGCAATGTTCAACCTTTGTCCCCAATAGTGACCTTTTTGGGAGATGGTCATCCCGGAATCTGGAATGCGGTAGAGAGTTTCGCCACTCAATCGTGGCTGATACGACGAGAGGTGTTGGATTGGTATCATCTCAAGGAGAATCTGTTCAAAGTGGGTGGCTCTCTCAAACGGCTAGAAGCAGTGGAGCATTTACTGTGGCGGGGTTTTGTGAACAAGGCAATAGATGCGTTTGATGGAGTCAAAAGCAAGAGGGCAAAGAATTTTCAAGCCTATTTGACGAAGCATTATCAGCGTATCCCTGATTACCAATACTATCAACAGCTTGGTATTGTGATTGGTTCTGGTGATGTGGAGTCTAAGATTAAACAGGTGGGAGCTAGGGTTAAATTGTCGGGAGCACGTTGGCATCTTCATAATGTTTCTCGTATTCTTCGGCTACGATGTGCTTATCTCAATCACTCTCCTCTTTTGAGTGTCAATGTATTATCTTAA